The region CGATCTGCGCGCGACGCTGGACCGCGTGGCCCAAACCGCCGCCCTCGCGGGCTAGCGGCACATGTTCGTCGCGTAGATCCCGACCGAGCGGTAGAAGGCCCGGAGCGGGCTTTTCATGATTTCGTTCTTCACGTCATCCGCCGCGCCGCCGCCGGCATCGTTGAACACGCCCCGCGCCTTCAACGTTTCGGCCATGTGGCGTTCCAGCGCGTCCTGCAGCGCCTGCGTCCAGCCCGGTTCGCCCTTGGTGGCGAATTCGCGCGTCATCTGCAGGATCTCGTCCTTCATGCTGGCCAGCATCAGCGCCCGGTCCAACTCGTAGGACAGCGGCGGCCGGAACCCGTCCGAGCTGCCCTGGTCCTGCAACTGCTTGTCGGTGATCTCGAGCGTCTGGTCCGAGGGCACGACGAGGATGCGGGTGTTGCGGTCGGGCTTCTTTTGCCGGCGCTTGCGGCGTTCGAACTCGATCCGGACATCTGTATTGTCGAGGATCGCGGCGCGCTCGTCATCGCTCAGCGCCGCGCCGCCGCTCTGGACCGAGAAATCCTGCACCATCAGCGCGTGCCGGACCTGGTCTTCCAGCTTGTCCAGCTCGGCCGGCGGCAGGCCGCCCGGGCCCAGCTTCGACAGCCGGACCATCAGCTTGCCGATGAATTCCACGTTCAGCGGCTGGCCGTCGCCGCCCTTCTGGTCGTCGATGCTGCCATCGCCATGCAGGTAGAAGGCCGCCTGATCGACCTCGCTGCCGACGATCACGTATTGGTTGCCGCTCATCTGGATTACCCCTTTCTCACAGTAGCGATCAGTTCAAGCATGGTGGCCGGATGCGGCAGGCCCTGCGCGCCCCGGCTGCCGGTGGTCAGTTGCACCCGCGCGATCGAGCCCTCGATCGAGCCGCGCAAAAGCGCGCTGCCCAAGGGGCCGAACCCGCCTCTGACGCCGTGCAGCTGCGCCTCGATCATCAGCGTCTGGAACAGCGGACCCCATTCGATCATCTGGGTCGTCACCTTCACCGGCGAGGCGGGAAAGCGGGTGTTGAATTCGGGGGTGATCGTCCCCGCCGCCAGCCGTGCGGGCCAGGGCGCGGGCAGTTTCGCGATGGCGGCCTCGATCCGGTCATTGCCGGCGCGCAGCGGTTCGGCCTCGCGGGCGGACTCGGCATCGAGGGCGATCACCGCCGCAGCGGTCGCAGGGTGGCGCAGTTCGGGCGCGACGCTGGCCGAGAGGCCGGTTTTCGGCCCCCCGGGCTTGGCCCCGAAGAACAGGTCCCAATCGATGCTCCAGTCCAGCTCGGCCTCGCTGTGGTCAAAGCCGGTTCTCAGCATCGCGCGCAGATTATGGGTGCCGCTGCGCCCGAGGTGATAGCCGGCCAGCGGCAGCGCATGGAAGGCGCGGAACAACCCGTGCAGCAGCGTCGCCTCGTCCAACTGCCATTCGTCGGGCAGGGTGGGCAGGGCGGCGATCTCGGGATGCAGGAAGCGGGGCAGGATGTCGCCCGTGACGATGCCATGCCAGACCCGCACCGCATGGTTGCGCACCGCCACATAGGCGGGGAAGGGTCGCATCCCCTCGGCCATCAGCCGGCGGGCGCAGAGATTGTGGAACTGCATCCAGGCCACCGACAGCTCGTGCAGCATCAGCGAATCCCGGTTGCGCTCGTCATAAAGCGCGCGCAGCGGCTGCCGGTCGCCGCCCGGCGCGCTGTCCGCCGCGAAGCGATAGACCCGCGCCAGCCGCGCCCCGGGCGTCAGCCGGAACAGCATCTGGTCGGGGTCATAGACATGCGACAGCATCGTCGGCCCCGGCCCGTAGATGGTTTCCAGCGTCAGCGGGTTGTCGATCAGGTTATAGCGTCGCGGTCCCAGCACCGAGACCACGCCGACCACATCGCCCCGCGTCGCATGGGGCACCGCCGACAAGGGCACGCTGCAACCCATGTCATGGCCCATCAACTGGCCGAGATAGGTATAGCCCGAGGGGATATGTGCGCTGGCCTCAAGGCAGGCGCGGCGCCAGGCCGGGTCAGCGCGCAGCAGGAACTCCGGCCGCTGGCGTGGCACCGGTGTCACCGGGTCGGGCGTGCCGATGACCGGCGCGGCAGCGGCAGAGCGCGCGGCGCTCGGGCGCTGCGACGCGGGTGGTGCCGGGTCGATTGGGGCGGGGCTGCAGCCGAAACGGCAATTGGCCAGCAGGTCGCCGGGGTCGGGATCAAGCGTATCGGTCATGCGTCCTTTTCCTCGTCCCGCCTCGTGGCTGCGCCCATCTGCGCGCAATCTACATGAAAGGCACGCCGGTCCGGTCATTGAAAATCGGCACTGGCAGGTCGGGCTGGCACAGCCAGACCGCGATGGGGCCATCGGGCGGGGTAATGTCACGTTCGGTCAGTGCGGTACCAAGCCAGAAATCGGGCGTGGACCCGGTCGCAGCCGTGTCGGTCGCGGCGGGCGTTACCGGCGGCAGCGACGGCAGCAGCGCCGGGCCGCGTCGGGCATAGGTGGCGATGCGCTCCTGCGCCGGATGGGGGTGCCCGAGATCCAGCCGGCGCGCGGCCAGCAGTTCCATCAGGTTCATCTCCATCAGGAACAGTTCGCGCAGCGCCTTCTGCGCCGCCTCGACCGGGTCCATGGCACAGCCATAGCCGATCACCGGGTCCTGCCCCTCGGGGCTGATGCTGCGGCAGACCATCACCGCCGGCTGGTCGGGCCGGGTCTCGATCTGCCACCAGCCGGTGCGCCGCTTCAGCGCCGCGCCAAGCCGGGCGATGGTGACCATGCCGGGCAGCCCGGTCGCGGCCAGCCAGCCGTCGTCCAGCGGACGGGCCGGCACCTCCTCCAGCCACCAGCGCGCCACCGCCTGACGCTCGAAGGCCTCGAGCTGCGCGAAACGGCGGGCGGCCTCGGGTTCGACATGCGCAGCGAGCCCGTCGCGCAGCGGGGTGAAGCCCGCGCGCAGCGCCGCCGGGAGCGCGCTCAACGCCTGGATTTCCGCAGTTTCCCCCAGGCAGCGCTGATAGGCGGCCTCGCGCCCGCGCCCGACGCCACTGGCGGTCCCGCCCTTGGTCAGCGCCTGAAGAATCACGGCATTCGGCGCGAAGAAGCTCTCGCGCCAATCGAATCGCTGCCACGTCTTGGCAAGATCGCTGGGTTTACTCATCAAACTGATCATCTGCTTCTACTACCCTGGTGTCGGGACGGTTGCCCTGAACCCAGACTAGAAAAAGCCGCGTGATCTGTCTGTGAATTTGCTGCGGAGCGAGGTGTCAGCGACCGGGGATCACCCCAGCTTCTTCGCCACCAGCTCGTTCACCGCCGCCGGGTTGGCCTTGCCGCCGGTGGCTTTCAGCACCTGGCCGACGAACCAGCCGGCCAGTTTCGGGTTGGCCTTGGCTTTCTCGACCTGGCCCGGGTTGGCGGCGATGATCTCGTCGACCGCTTTCTCGATGGCGCCGAGGTCGGTCACCTGCTTCATGCCGCGCGCCTCGACGATCTGGGCCGGGTCGCCGCCTTCGGTCCAGAGGATCTCGAACAGGTCCTTTGCGATCTTGCCCGAGATGTCGCCCTTGGCAATCAGGTCGATCACGCCGCCCAGCTGTGCGGCCGAAACCGGCGAGGTCTCGACGCTGAGCCCTTCCTTGTTCAGTCGCCCGAACAGCTCGTTGATGACCCAGTTCGCCGCCATCTTGCCGTCGCGGCCCTGCGCCACGGCCTCGAAGTAATCGGCATTCTCGACCTCGGCGGTCAGCACGCCGGCGTCGTATTCCGACAGGCCCAGAGCCTCGACGAAACGCGCCTTCTTGGCGTCGGGAAGTTCCGGCAGGCCGGCGGCGATGCCGTCGATCCAGGCCTGCTCGATCTCCAGGGGCAGCAGGTCGGGATCGGGGAAATAGCGGTAATCATGCGCCTCTTCCTTCGAGCGCATCGAGCGCGTCTCGCCCTTGTCGGGATCGTAGAGGCGGGTTTCCTGCGTGACCTTGCCGCCGTCTTCCAGGATGGCGATCTGGCGGCGGGCCTCGTAATCGATGGCGGCCTGGATGAAGCGCAGCGAGTTCATGTTCTTGATCTCGCAGCGGGTGCCCAGATGGCTGAAATCCTGCGTCTCCTGGTACCGCTCATAGGCGCCGGGCGGGCAGACCGAGACGTTCACATCGGCACGCAGGTTGCCGTTCTGCATGTTGCCGTCGCAGGTGCCGAGATAGCGCATGATCTGGCGCAGCTTCGACACATAGGCCGCCGCCTCCTCCGGGCCACGGATGTCGGGGCGGCTGACGATCTCCATCAGCGCCACGCCGGTGCGGTTCAGGTCGACGAAGGACATGGTCGGGTCCATGTCATGGATCGACTTGCCGGCATCCTGTTCCAGGTGGATGCGCTCGATGCGGACGCGGCGGGCGACGCCCGGACCCATGTCCACGATCACCTCGCCCTCGCCGACGATGGGGTGGTAAAGCTGGCTGATCTGGTAACCCTGCGGCAGGTCGGGATAGAAATAGTTCTTGCGGTCAAAGGCCGAGCGCAGGTTGATCGCGGCCTTGATGCCAAGGCCGGTCTTCACCGCCTGCGCCACGCAAAACTCGTTGATGACCGGCAGCATCCCCGGCATGGCGGCATCGACGAAGGCCACATGGCTGTTCGGCTCGGCGCCAAAGCCGGTCGAGGCGCCCGAGAAAAGCTTGGCATTGCTGCTGACCTGGGCGTGAACCTCCAGCCCGATGACCAGTTCCCAATCCTGCTTGGCGCCGGAAATGACTTTCGGCTCGGGGGCGGTATAGGAGAGATGGTCGAGCATGGCGGGCCTCGTTTTGCTTTCGCCGGTATTTACGGCAGGGGCGGCAGGGCGGCAAGGGCGGCCGTCGCGGGGGCGCTGCGGGCGGCTTTGCGCGCCGCCTTGCCGGTCGGGCCGTTGGATCGGCAAGTTCTCGCCCAGTTTTGATAACTCACGAAAACTCGAGCGATTCCGGCGTTTGCGGAATGAACCGGATCGGCTAGCGACAAGGTAACAGCAACAACCCTGTCGAGCCTCATGCCGTCCCTGACCAAGCTTTTCGCCCCGCTTGCCCTCTGCCTTGCCGTCGCCGGATGCGACAGCGCCACAACCGGAGCCGATGCAGGCGCGAACATGCTGCTGCCGGTGACGGCGCCAAAGGCGGCGATTGCGGCCCCGGCCGCGGCGCAGGTTTCGATGCGCTGGGGCGATCGCAACGGGTCGGATGCCTGGACCAAGGCCACGCTGGCGGCGCTGGAACAGCACGGGGTGCAGATGGTCTCGCAGGTGCCCGGCGATATCTCGTCGTATTGCCCGGCCTATGCCGAGCGCGGGCCCGAGGGGCGTCGCGCCTTCTGGGCCGGCCTGTTGTCGGCGGTGGCCAAGCACGAAAGCACCTATAACCCGCAGGCCAGCGGCGGCGGCGGCAAGTGGCTGGGCCTGATGCAGATCTCGCCGGCGACCTGGAACCATTACGGCTGCACCGGCAAAATGATGGACGGGGCCGACAACATGGCCTGCGCCGTCAAGATCATGAGCCGCCAGGTCGGGCGCGACAATGCCGTGGCCCGCGGTGGCGACGGCTGGCGCGGCGTGGCGCGGGACTGGGCGCCGATGCGCAATGCCAGCAAGCGTGCCGATATCGCCGCCTGGACCAGCAAGCAGAATTACTGCCAGTCGCCGGTCTGATGACTGAAGGGCAGGCGGACGGCCTGCGCGTCTACGACAAGATCATCAGCGATCGC is a window of Paracoccus zhejiangensis DNA encoding:
- a CDS encoding peroxidase family protein; protein product: MTDTLDPDPGDLLANCRFGCSPAPIDPAPPASQRPSAARSAAAAPVIGTPDPVTPVPRQRPEFLLRADPAWRRACLEASAHIPSGYTYLGQLMGHDMGCSVPLSAVPHATRGDVVGVVSVLGPRRYNLIDNPLTLETIYGPGPTMLSHVYDPDQMLFRLTPGARLARVYRFAADSAPGGDRQPLRALYDERNRDSLMLHELSVAWMQFHNLCARRLMAEGMRPFPAYVAVRNHAVRVWHGIVTGDILPRFLHPEIAALPTLPDEWQLDEATLLHGLFRAFHALPLAGYHLGRSGTHNLRAMLRTGFDHSEAELDWSIDWDLFFGAKPGGPKTGLSASVAPELRHPATAAAVIALDAESAREAEPLRAGNDRIEAAIAKLPAPWPARLAAGTITPEFNTRFPASPVKVTTQMIEWGPLFQTLMIEAQLHGVRGGFGPLGSALLRGSIEGSIARVQLTTGSRGAQGLPHPATMLELIATVRKG
- the gatB gene encoding Asp-tRNA(Asn)/Glu-tRNA(Gln) amidotransferase subunit GatB, with product MLDHLSYTAPEPKVISGAKQDWELVIGLEVHAQVSSNAKLFSGASTGFGAEPNSHVAFVDAAMPGMLPVINEFCVAQAVKTGLGIKAAINLRSAFDRKNYFYPDLPQGYQISQLYHPIVGEGEVIVDMGPGVARRVRIERIHLEQDAGKSIHDMDPTMSFVDLNRTGVALMEIVSRPDIRGPEEAAAYVSKLRQIMRYLGTCDGNMQNGNLRADVNVSVCPPGAYERYQETQDFSHLGTRCEIKNMNSLRFIQAAIDYEARRQIAILEDGGKVTQETRLYDPDKGETRSMRSKEEAHDYRYFPDPDLLPLEIEQAWIDGIAAGLPELPDAKKARFVEALGLSEYDAGVLTAEVENADYFEAVAQGRDGKMAANWVINELFGRLNKEGLSVETSPVSAAQLGGVIDLIAKGDISGKIAKDLFEILWTEGGDPAQIVEARGMKQVTDLGAIEKAVDEIIAANPGQVEKAKANPKLAGWFVGQVLKATGGKANPAAVNELVAKKLG
- a CDS encoding YcaO-like family protein translates to MSKPSDLAKTWQRFDWRESFFAPNAVILQALTKGGTASGVGRGREAAYQRCLGETAEIQALSALPAALRAGFTPLRDGLAAHVEPEAARRFAQLEAFERQAVARWWLEEVPARPLDDGWLAATGLPGMVTIARLGAALKRRTGWWQIETRPDQPAVMVCRSISPEGQDPVIGYGCAMDPVEAAQKALRELFLMEMNLMELLAARRLDLGHPHPAQERIATYARRGPALLPSLPPVTPAATDTAATGSTPDFWLGTALTERDITPPDGPIAVWLCQPDLPVPIFNDRTGVPFM
- a CDS encoding lytic transglycosylase domain-containing protein yields the protein MPSLTKLFAPLALCLAVAGCDSATTGADAGANMLLPVTAPKAAIAAPAAAQVSMRWGDRNGSDAWTKATLAALEQHGVQMVSQVPGDISSYCPAYAERGPEGRRAFWAGLLSAVAKHESTYNPQASGGGGKWLGLMQISPATWNHYGCTGKMMDGADNMACAVKIMSRQVGRDNAVARGGDGWRGVARDWAPMRNASKRADIAAWTSKQNYCQSPV